One genomic region from Fictibacillus marinisediminis encodes:
- the rplX gene encoding 50S ribosomal protein L24 has protein sequence MHVKKGDKVQVISGKDKGKQGVILEAYPKQNRVLVEGVNIVKKHAKPSQANPQGGIVSQEAPVHVSNVMPLDPKTGAPTRVGHKEVDGKKVRVAKSGEVLDK, from the coding sequence ATGCATGTAAAAAAAGGCGATAAAGTACAAGTGATTTCTGGTAAGGATAAAGGCAAACAAGGAGTAATTCTTGAAGCTTATCCGAAACAAAATCGTGTCCTTGTAGAAGGCGTTAATATCGTTAAGAAACACGCGAAACCGTCTCAGGCTAATCCACAAGGTGGAATCGTAAGCCAAGAAGCTCCGGTTCACGTTTCTAACGTAATGCCTCTTGATCCAAAGACTGGTGCTCCTACCCGCGTAGGTCACAAAGAAGTCGATGGTAAAAAAGTTCGTGTAGCTAAATCAGGTGAAGTTTTAGATAAATAA